A part of Ictalurus furcatus strain D&B chromosome 8, Billie_1.0, whole genome shotgun sequence genomic DNA contains:
- the rack1 gene encoding guanine nucleotide-binding protein subunit beta-2-like 1, whose amino-acid sequence MTEQMTVRGTLKGHSGWVTQIATTPQFPDMILSASRDKTVIMWKLTRDETNYGVPQRALRGHSHFVSDVVISSDGQFALSGSWDGTLRLWDLTTGTTTRRFVGHTKDVLSVAFSADNRQIVSGSRDKTIKLWNTLGVCKYTIQDESHTEWVSCVRFSPNSSNPIIVSCGWDKMVKVWNLANCKLKTNHIGHTGYLNTVTVSPDGSLCASGGKDGQAMLWDLNEGKHLYTLDGGDTINALCFSPNRYWLCAATGPSIKIWDLEGKIIVDELRQEVISTSSKAEPPQCTALAWSADGQTLFAGYTDNLIRVWQVTIGTR is encoded by the exons ATGACGGAACAGATGACAGTGAGAGGGACACTGAAGGGCCACAGCGGATGGGTCACTCAGATCGCCACCACGCCGCAGTTTCCCGACATGATCCTGTCTGCGTCCCGGG ACAAGACCGTCATCATGTGGAAGCTGACCCGAGATGAGACGAACTACGGCGTCCCCCAGCGTGCTCTGAGAGGACACTCGCACTTCGTGAGCGACGTGGTGATCTCCTCCGATGGCCAGTTTGCTCTGTCCGGCTCGTGGGACGGCACGCTGCGCCTCTGGGACCTGACAAC TGGCACGACGACTCGCCGCTTTGTCGGCCACACCAAAGATGTCCTGAGCGTGGCTTTCTCTGCGGATAACCGTCAGATCGTGTCCGGCTCCAGGGATAAAACCATCAAGCTGTGGAACACCCTGGGAGTGTGCAAGTACACCATCCAG GACGAGAGCCACACGGAGTGGGTGTCCTGCGTGCGATTCTCCCCGAACAGCAGCAACCCCATCATCGTGTCCTGCGGCTGGGACAAGATGGTCAAG gtgtggaaTCTCGCCAACTGCAAGCTGAAGACGAACCACATCGGCCACACGGGCTACCTGAACACCGTCACCGTGTCTCCTGACGGCTCGCTCTGTGCCTCCGGAGGAAAG GACGGCCAGGCCATGCTGTGGGATCTGAACGAGGGAAAGCATTTGTACACTCTGGATGGAGGAGACACGATCAACGCTTTGTGCTTCAGCCCTAACCGCTACTGGCTCTGTGCTGCCACCGGTCCCAGCATCAAGATCTGG GACCTCGAGGGGAAGATCATTGTCGATGAACTGAGACAGGAGGTGATCAGCACCAGCAGCAAAGCCGAGCCCCCACAGTGCACTGCTCTGGCCTGGTCTGCTGATGGACAG acTCTCTTCGCTGGCTACACGGATAATCTGATCCGAGTGTGGCAGGTTACCATTGGAACACGATAA
- the nme5 gene encoding nucleoside diphosphate kinase homolog 5 has translation MEGDALEQQDTPLPDIFVERTLALIKPDAIDKADEIEDIILRSGFTILQKRKLQLSPEQCSDFYAEHYGQPFFPSLTAFMSSGPVMALALARHRAIATWKGLMGPSDSTQARETYPECLRARFGTSDLRNAVHGSETFSAAVRELKFMFPNCVIEPVPKRQAATDYLSRYINPTLITGLTELCKAKPADPFTWMADWLIQNNPNKPKISGDCS, from the exons ATGGAAGGAGACGCGCTAGAGCAGCAGGACACGCCCCTACCCGATATTTTTGTAGAGAGGACTCTGGCTTTGATCAAACCAGACGCTATAGATAAAGCTGATGAAATCGAGGATATAATCCTTCGGTCAGGATTCACCATATTGCAG AAACGTAAGCTTCAGCTGAGCCCAGAGCAGTGCAGTGACTTCTATGCTGAACATTACGGACAGCCGTTTTTTCCGAGTTTGACGGCGTTCATGAGCTCTGGCCCAGTCATGGCTCTTGCATTGGCGAGGCATCGGGCCATCGCTACCTGGAAAGGTCTGATGGGACCAAGCGACAGCACCCAGGCCAGAGAGACATATCCTGAATG CCTGAGAGCTAGATTTGGGACGTCTGACTTGAGGAACGCTGTTCACGGCAGCGAGACGTTTTCGGCAGCCGTAAGGGAGCTCAAGTTCATGTTTCCCAACT GTGTAATTGAACCTGTTCCTAAGCGCCAAGCTGCCACAGATTACCTGAGCAGGTATATAAATCCAACACTCATCACCGGCCTTACTGAGCTGTGCAAGGCAAAACCAGCTGATCCGTTC acATGGATGGCTGACTGGCTGATTCAAAACAAtccaaataaaccaaaaataagTGGGGATTGTAGTTGA
- the hnrnpaba gene encoding heterogeneous nuclear ribonucleoprotein A/Ba — translation MADAEQQFMETAENGYEGEENGAEGYDDGGASAELQAEAGVGENNGAGDGTQDGDGGRIEASKSEEDAGKMFVGGLSWDTSKKDLKDYFSKYGEVTDCTIKMDPNTGRSRGFGFILFKESASVEKVLAQKEHRLDGRQIDPKKAMAMKKEPVKKIFVGGLNPETTEERIREYFGAFGEIETIELPMDPKTNKRRGFVFITFKEEDSVKKIMEKKFHNVSGTKDANGKESLCEIKIAQPKEVYQQQQYGGGRFGGGGRGRGRGGQGQNWNQGQSNYWNQGYGNQGYGYGGQQGYGGYGGYGNYDYSAGYYGYGGGYDYTDQGSTNYGKAPRRGGHQNNYKPY, via the exons ATGGCGGATGCAGAGCAGCAGTTTATGGAGACGGCGGAGAACGGTTACGAAGGCGAAGAGAACGGAGCGGAGGGCTACGACGACGGCGGCGCGAGCGCAGAGCTGCAGGCCGAAGCGGGAGTCGGAGAGAACAATGGAGCCGGAGACGGAACTCAGGACGGAGACGGCGGCCGGATAGAAGCGAGTAAAAGTGAAGAAGATGCCGG GAAAATGTTTGTTGGGGGACTCAGCTGGGATACTAGTAAAAAGGATCTCAAAGATTACTTCTCTAAATATGGTGAGGTGACAGACTGCACCATTAAAATGGATCCAAACACTGGACGATCAAGAGGATTTGGGTTCATTCTGTTCAAAGAATCAGCAAGTGTAGAAAAA GTGCTAGCACAGAAGGAACACAGGCTAGACGGGCGGCAGATCGACCCCAAGAAGGCCATGGCCATGAAGAAGGAACCGGTCAAGAAGATCTTCGTCGGCGGGCTGAACCCGGAAACGACGGAAGAAAGGATCCGCGAGTACTTTGGTGCTTTTGGAGAG ATCGAGACCATCGAGCTTCCGATGGATCCGAAGACGAACAAAAGGAGAGGGTTTGTCTTCATAACTTTTAAGGAAGAAGACTCAGTCAAGAAGATCATGGAGAAGAAATTCCACAACGTCAGCGGAACCAAGGACGCGAACGGGAAAGAGAGCCTG TGCGAGATCAAGATCGCCCAGCCGAAGGAAGTGTATCAGCAGCAGCAATATGGCGGCGGGCGCTTCGGGGGCGGGGGCAGAGGCAGGGGACGTGGCG GCCAGGGTCAAAACTGGAACCAAGGCCAGAGTAACTACTGGAATCAGGGCTACGGGAACCAGGGCTACGGCTACGGCGGGCAGCAAGGCTACGGAGGATATGGAGGCTATGGAAACTACGACTACTCGGCAGGCTACTATGGTTATGGCGGCGGTTACGACTACA ctgacCAGGGCAGCACAAACTACGGAAAAGCTCCGAGACGCGGCGGCCACCAGAATAACTACAAACCATACTGA